AGGTCTCCCACTTTCTTCGGTATCCATCTATGTTCCGAAAAATTATGCCAGATGAGATTGTGTCTTTCAGCGACATCCTTCATCCTGGTTACGCGGAATGCTCTTGTCGCGTCGACCAGTATCTGGCTCGACTCACCAAGAAATATTCTTCCTGTGTGTCCGGAAACCTTTTCAACGAATGCTTCGACTACCCAGGGTGAAGTGTCGACTCCAGGCCTGATATAATCCCACGTAAGATTCAGTTTGACAAGGATATCACTGCCCGCGGGAAGAAACGATTTCCAGTTCATTTCATCGAGAATATCATGAACCGCCTGCCGTACTCCATTTCTGGTGGACGCATAGAAAACTTTCATTCGGTTCCTTTCATAAATGTAAGATGGAATATACATTGACAGGATTGAGATTCAACTATAGAATTTTATAGTAATTTTGTTGGAAATTATATTTTATCTATTTGAAAGGAAATACTTATGAGAAAGGTTATTTTAGCGGTCATTCTCCTGTCCGGCTTTGCCATGGCAGGTGCCCCAATATTCGGCTCCTACAGCTGGATTGAAGCTACTGGAGGCAGGATAGATGTTGGATATTACGGAGCTCCATGCATAGTGGATTGGAACGGAGACGGTCTGAAAGATCTGGTTCTGGGTCAGTTCGCCAGCGGCAAGATAAGGTTTTATGCAAACTCCGGTTCAAATGATTCTCCGATTTTCACCGGCTACAGCTTCATTCAGTCGGATGGAGCGGACATAACACTGCCCTATGGTTGATGTACCGGTGCGACAAATCCGCAGGTTGTGGATTTCAACAGCGATGGTATTTTCGACATCGTGGTGGGTGACAGAAACGGATACGTCAATTATTTCCGCGGCACCGCTACAAGTGTGTTGACAACGGAACCGGATATTAAAGCAAATGGAACGACCATTGATGTAGGAAACAGTTCCGCTCCGGTAATTGTTGACTGGAATGAGGACGGGCTTCTCGATCTTATTCTGGGGCAGGAGAGTACATCTCCGGGAAGTGTTCGTCTATATCTGAACAGCGGAACACCGGAAAACCATGCATTCACCACATACACCTGGATCCAGAGCAGCAGTTCAAATATCTCATGGTCCCGCTGCACTCCGCAGGTTGTAGATATCAACCTGGATGGCAAGAAGGATCTTATCTGCGGCGAAAACAACGGAAAACTGGCTTTCTACGAGAACGTTGGAACCAATGCATCACCGGTATTCAGCGGTTATGAGTACCTGGAAAGTAACGGATCTGACATTGATATCTACTACGGATCAAGACTCTGGGTTAATGACTGGGACGAAGACGGACTCCTCGATCTCCTTGTGAGCGATTACAATGGCTGGGTTTATCTGTATCCCGGTATTCCTACAGGGATCGAAGATGAAGCGGGCACCGGGTTTAATTCCACCTGTGAATTGAGCATATCCGGAAGCCCCACAAACGGCTATTTCAGTATGAATATTCTTCTTGATGCAGACAGCGATGTTAAATTCCGGATATACTCCGCTGACGGCAGGATTGTATCCGAATCCGGAACTGCTCAGCTCACTGCCGGTGAGCACGAATTTGGCTTCGATATATCCGGTGAACCGTCCGGCATATACTACGTTCAGATTGATACCGGAAGCATAATCATGTCAGGAAGTGTGATTCGGATTCCATAATGATGAAAATCTTTCTGTTTTTGTTTTTGGCAACTATTTCCGTTACTGCCGGAGTCGGCAGTTTCAGTGCTGCCGGTGTTCTGTACTGTAACGGCAGCAGAATTGATATAGGCAGCTATGCGGCTCCGCTGGCTGTGGACTGGGACGGAGACGGAAAAAAGGATCTTATCTGCGGTCAGTTCGATGGAGGACGCATCAGATATTATCCGAATACAGGCACTAATGAATCTCCGGTTTTTGAGAATTATTTTTATCTTCTTGATGGCGCAAATCCTATTTCGCTTCCATATGGTTGATGTACCGGTGCGACAAATCCACAGGCTGTGGATTGGAATAATGACGGCAGGCTGGATATCATTGTCGGAGACAGATTAGGCAGTGTCAACTACTTCAGAAGACTTGCTTCAGGCAATATTTTTCTAGTTGGAGAATCCCCGGTCAAGGTTGCCGGCCGCCCGATTGATATGGGTCATAACTCCGCTCCATGTGTGATTGACTGGAATAATGACGGTTTGCCGGATCTTGTTGTCGGAAGAGTTGAAGCTGTTCCTGCAGGGCTCTATCTTTATACAAACGAAGGATCCCCCTCTGATCCAGTATTCCCTTTTACGGATTCAGTCATGTGCGCTGGTGAGCCCATTCAGGTTTATTATTCTTATCCTGATTTTGCAGATATGAACGGTGACGGGCTTCTCGATCTTGTTCTGGGTTCATCCAATGGCAAGATAGCCTGCTATGAGAATGTCGGGGCTTCTGATTCACCGCTGTTTGAGAGTTTTGAGTATTTAAAGGCTGATGGTGAAGAAATTAACTTCTATTCCTCTGCCAGGCCATCCGTATGTGACTGGAACGAAGACGGATACCTGGATATACTTGTCGGAAATTACACAGGGCAAATTTTCCTGTTCCTCGGAGATGGAGGGACAGGAATTTTCGGTGGAGGTTTGAGTGAGAATTCTGAGGTTCTTCTTCATGTTACTGGAAATCCGGCATCCGGAACCCTGTACACTGAGGTAACTCTGGATGATCAGACTGATATCAGATTAGCAATATACGACCTGCAGGGAAGACTTCTTTGCACCATGAATCCCGGAGTCCTGTCATCAGGTGCTCATTCACTTGAGATGGACATATCAGCTTTTCCTCAGGGGACAGTCTTCCTCGTATGTACTGCAGGAGATACACAACTGATCGAGTCTGTTGTAATCCTCCGCTGACTACCTGAGAATAACCAGCCTTCTGGAAGTATCGCTTTCAGCTGAAAAACGAAGGAAGTATATACCCGGCTCAAGATCGGAGACATTCAGGTTCAGTGAAGCATTTATCGGGGATGTCCCCTTCGTTTCGAGAACAAGTCTTCCACAGATGTTGTACAGACCAAGTGTCCAGTTCTGCTGATTTCCAGAGAACAGATGAACATTTACACTTTCATGTGATGGATTGGGGAAGGGAAATCCCATAGGTGAAACCGGTATGGGGGATCTGCCTGAAATACCCGTATATCCTGTGTAGGCTCCTTCAATTGTGATATCATCAATAAAGAAACCAATCCCTGTATCACTGTCATTGTCTGTTTTGAATCGGAACTCAACCTGAATATTGGTACCCGCATCAAACATGGAGAGATCATATGAATAAGGGACCCAGCCTGTTCCATTTCCTTTGCCGCCTGGACCCAGAGCCCCGCCTGATCCTATGAAAGCAAGAGTATCCGATGTACTTGAATCGAGATCATGGATAATCAGATAAATGCCGTCACTGCCATAGATTGCCACATCAAAAGTAGTCCAGAACTCCATTGAAGCAGCTGGCGCAAGTATCAGTTCAGGGGATAGCAGCCCGCAGTCCATGTTATTCACGTAGCCGCCGGCATCGCCGCAGTGCCATGAATGGCTGGGGGAATGACTCTCGGAGTCTGTGATATTCCACATGTCATTCGTTCCCGAATGCGTCCAGCCCGCAGCGCCCGACTCAACATCATCTGAAATCCCTGTTTCACCTACAGTCAGTCTCAGAGTATCCACTGTAGCATATAATGTGGTCTCCGAGAGAATATCAAAATAGAACCAGGGAAAAGACGGGGAAGGAGCGCCGGACGAAAGTTCGCATATGAATGAGAATGTTCTTGTGCTGTCTTCAGGAATCGAATCAACCCAGGCTGAATCCTGCGGCCAGGAGACCCATGTTGGATATTCAGTCATCCGTACTGCTACATCACTTGCGGTTAAGAGACCCAGATTAGCGATATTGACATCCAGCTGGAATGTTTCACCCGGTTCCGGTATCCCGTTCGCGTTTCCGCCCGTGTCATCATCAACTGAGTACGTTGTGAAGTATAGACCGGGAGCATAAACCAGAAGAGGTATGGAAATTTCCCAGGTGCCCTGGCTGGAAACAAGCTGCCCGTTAAGTGTGACGACTGAACCGGTTTCAGAGGAACTGTTCACGTTAAGCGCCAGGAGCGGGGATCCGGTCGACTCACTTCCTGCTGGAATACCGCCAAAGGAACTTGTACTCTGGATCAGAGTTGCAGGACCGCTTATTGAAGTAATGCTGATCACAACATCTGTAAGATCCTCATTGCCCTGATTCAGGAGCGTGATATCAAGATCGGCAGAGCATCCGGGGGAAAGGTGTCCCAGGCCGGCTGTATCGTCTACAAGCAATTGAGAAATGACAGGGTCAGGTCCTGATGCCTGTTCAATAATAAGTGATGTTCTTCTGATTCCCGGTCCGGTAACGGTCAGAGTTACGCTTCCAATAACCGGATCGGAAAAGATGAAATCCACATGACCAGTCGCATCGAGTTCTGCAGTGTTCCAGTAGTCCCCATCATCATGAATACAGACGGTCAACCCCTCAGGATCGGCTCCTGTAATCTGTACGGGGAAGATTGAAGTATTAGTAGTGACAATATCCGGACACAGTACTTCAATTTCCAGAGGATCTGTTCTGTACGGTCTAAAGGAGGGATCACCCAGAAGATTAACATCGTACTGATGCCATCTGTACACGTTCTCCCACTGGCTGTACGGAATAAAATACTCTTTTGTGTATGCCAGCAGTTCCCCAAGGGTGAGAGACCAGTTACTGTAGAGGTAATCAAAGAAAAGCTGATCAAGAGCATCTGAATAACCGTAAAGGGGATTACCGGGAGAACCCCATCCATAACTGGAGTTACCTATAAACCCGACACCTCCTCCTCCGGAATTCGTAATGAAATGCTCAGCAATGGCGTCGAAATCGAAAGCAGCGCTCCAGCAGCCTATCGAGTACATTACAGCGGAAAACCTTCCATCTGAATTGATGGCGTCCATATCGTCATAGCCCATGTAGTCATCACCCACTCCGAGGGATGAATACCATGCGTGTCCATCATGGTTTACCAGATTCTGTCCCGCGTTCAATGCTGCCATTGTCGTTGACAGATTTTCGTTACCCAGAGCCTGATAGAGCTTTGTGATGTTCAGATAATCAGGGAGGAACTGTTCATCGATATAATCCTTGCTCTCTCCCGAATTGGTATAGGGGTTCGTCCACAGTACCGCGGCAAGGAACAGAACATCCTGATAGAAATCATCTTTGTAGCAGTCTTCGTACGCGGCGATGTTATTCACGAATGTCTGTGCTTCTGTTGTATTCTCAACAGTTGCTCTTCCAACGAAGATGTCCGGATGCAGGTCAACCTCATCAGCTATTTCGCCGAAAATATTATTCAGATTGGCATCCCAGGTTCCGTCCAGATCGGAGAAGTACAGATCACAGGGCAGACTATCCTCGCGGGAAGCATATCCTGCTTCGCAGGTCATCGCGTAAGCGAACCTGAACGGCACCAGATTCGTATCTCCACCAAGAAGAAGGAAATCAAGACCGTTCAGAGTATAGTAATCCTTCACGAAGTTACGGAGTTTTTCAGCATTGTCTCTTCCGGAGGACATTGAGTAGATCACGTTCATAGTTATGACTTCTGTAAGAATACCCTGATCAGTTCTTCGATCAGCAAGCAGCTGGAAGATTGATTCAAGTGAAGAATCAGTGACAATAAGCATTCTCCTGAAATCGTCATCTTTTGCCCCGCTGCAGAATGGTCTTTCATCAAGTGGAGCGGTTTCCAGTCTGATCTTCAGTGAGACGAGCTTCTGGAGTTCTCCGGTAACCGGATTCCAGCGCAGAGGTATCACAAGAATCTCTGCTTCAGGTGTACCATTCCTGAATCCGGTACCCGTGAGCTGTGCCGGTTCTGACGGCCAGAAACTGTCCGATGAATAGACTTCATCAACTACCTGAGCAGAAGTGACTTCGGCATCATGTATCAGAGGTGTCGGCGCTGGAAGAGGAGGGATGATGATGTTGTCAGCGATGTTTTCCCACACCGCGCTTGATGTTAATGATATCGCCCTTTCCCCGGCAGGAACTGAAATGGTCCATGGCAGTTCAGGCAGGGATGGAAATCCCGCCTCAGTTCCAGGATAGGCGCCCTGCATCTGCGGGATCACTCCGGCCGGTGTTACCGGCAGGTGACATGTATTGATAATGTCAGAAGGAAGCTCAACGGTGATAGTGGCCGCGAAGACAGTGAGTGAAACAAGAAACAATAATATTAATCCGGTTTTCATTATTCAACCATCCCTGTAATGGTTACGCAAGATTAGTTTTACATTCTAATATATTCATCTCAGCATGCATGTCACCAGCAATTCGGGATTGACAGGAAACATCATTATGTTTTAGCTTTATCTCTGTATTTCATTCTAAGGGAGGTTGAAATGAAAAATACAATCCTTTTGCTTGCTGCAATAGGACTGATTGTCTCTGTATCTGCCGGTTCAATCCGTATAGTCAACAATACGGGTGGGTACGATATCTGGTATGTCCAGATAAGTTCTACCTATGATGATGAATGGGGAGATGACTGGTTGGACTCCGATGAAGTTATTTCATCCGGAAGTTCGGTAACTTTCAGTGTTCCCAATGATATTTACGACATCCGTCTGGAAGATGAGGATGAAGACGAGTACATCAGGTACGGAGTAGATGTTTACGGTTCGTATGTCTGGAATGTAACGCTGGACGATCTTGGCGAAGTTGACATGAGCAGCGGAGGCTACTCAGAAGAGGAAACCGTATACGGTAATGCTCCTGTAACCATATACAACGATACCGGTGGATATGATATCTATTGGATTTATGCCAACCCCTCTTCATACACCGAGTGGGGGGAAGACCGTCTCGGAAGCGAGATGCTCTACTCAGGCGATGAATTCACATTCTGGGTCGACGGCGGTGACTATTACGACATCAAGTGTGAAGATGAGGACGGCGATACTTACACATTCTGGGATATGTGGGTAGGCGAAGACGGTCTTTATCTTCCTGTAGATCTTGGAGATATTGACTAGACTGCTATCACTGTGCAAATTGAGGGACCCGTCTTAAAGGCGGGTCCTTCTCACAAATTGAGATGGATTTAAGAGAGTAATATGACATTGGCTCAGATCCACGTTATTAAGGTGTTTGAATATTGACAAAGGAGAGTTTGAAAGAGTATCATCTTCTGTAAAGAGGAGTAATGGTTTCATATGTGGCTTATTTTCAGGACGATATGATGGAATATGGAAATCTTTTTAAAAAGTATACGAAATATTCTGAGAATGAATTGCTGAATAACTTATGATCTTCTATGAAGAAATACTGAGAGAATTTCAGACCAATAATGTTAAGTATGTTCTTGTAGGCGGTCTTGCAGTCAATCTTCTTGGTTCGATGCGTAGCACGGCTGATATGGACATTCTTGTCGAAATGAGTAACGAAAACCTTAAGAAAATTATTGATATTCTGACAGTTCTCGGTTATGAAGTTAAGCAGCCTGTTGATCCTATGAAACTCGCCGATGAGAAAACGCGTAATGAATGGATTACAAATAAACACATGAAAGCTTTTAACTTCTACAAGGATAATGAATTGAAAGAAGTGGATATCATTATTGAATCTCCCGTTAGTTTTGAGGAAGCTAAAAGAAACGCTTTATCATTTCAAATTGATGATGTACAATTATCTGTAATCTCGCTGGATGATCTGATAAAAATGAAGAAGAACACAGGTAGAGCAATTGACAGACAAGATATCAATGAGTTGAAAAAGATAAGAAAACTAAGGTCAAAATTATGATCTTCGAATGGGAAACCGTAGAGGAACGCCTAAAACGATTGATGAAATACTCCGCAAAAGAGAAATTGGAGTGGCTTCGAGAGATGCATGAATTCATTCTTAAAGCATCTTCTGAAGAAGACAAAAAAATCAGAATAGAATTAAGGGAAATGCGCTGAACAATTCGCGGAAGTCTGGTTTTCGTCATCCAGGCAAACTCCTCGCAAAGTAGACTATTCTTCCAGTAATTCTCACATTTTCATGCCTGAAAATGATAATACTGCTTGAATATCATAACAACAAAGGCTTTTATACGCCCTTCTTTGGGCAGAATCCATTGAAGTCACAGTTTGAACATTTCGGTTTTCTGGACAGACAGACCTGTCTGCCGTGGAAACCGATCTGATGGCTGAAGGATGTCCAGCGGTCTTTCGGAAGCAGTTTCTTTAAATCAGCTTCAATCTTAGCGGGTTGCGTATTTCTTGTCAGATCAAGTCTCAGTGAGAGTCTGCTTACATGAGTATCGACAATAATCGAAGGCTTATGAAATACTTCTCCTAAAATGACGTTTGCGGTTTTTCGCCCGACACCGGGAATGGTTATGAGTTCATCAATTGTCCCCGGCACCGTTTCGTTATGTACTGTCAGCCAGGCAGCAGCTTCCTGTATCGATCTTGCCTTGGATCGAAAGAAACCCAGAGGATGAACTATTTCTTCAATTAGTTCTCTGCGAGATTGGGAAAGTCCTTGAATATTTCCGACTTTTACCCACAGATGCGGTGTGACTCTGTTAACAGCAGCGTCAGTGGTCCTTGCCGAGAGAATAGTAGCGATTAGAAGTCTTTCAGGCTTTCCATCGTAATCCAGAAGGCACCTTGCATTCGGGTACAGTACAGGAAGCATTTCGAGCAGGAGAGCGACCCGTTCAGTTCTTCTCAAAATATCCCTTCTTGACAGTCTTCACTTAAGGATGCAATCTAGTGTTTCCCGTAACATGAATGCAAGTGAAAGGAAAATGATCTTGAAGAAAGAAGAATGCAGGATAAAAGGTGTATATCTCTTTGAATTGAGCACTCTGCAGGATGAGCGTGGAAGTTTCTGTGAGGTTTTCAGGAAAGAATGGATTCCGGATATTTTCGACTCGCAGACACAGATAAACTATTCGCGTTCCGAATCAGGTGTTCTGAGGGGATTGCATTATCACCGAAATCAGACCGATTTATGGATTCCTGTTCAGGGCAGGATAACTGCAGGCCTGGCCGATATCAGGAAAGAATCTCCAACTTTTGGTGATTCACTCTCAATCGAATTTGATGGAGGCAGACCGAGAGGACTGCTTATACCGCCGGGAGTAGCGCATGGCTATGCCGCACATACCGATATGACCCTGATATATGTTGTTAACAGATATTTCGACAACACGGATGAGTATGGCATTGCGTGGAACGATCCTGGATTTGCCATCGAATGGGGTCTTGAAAAACCTTTCCTGTCCGAGAGGGATACGAATAACTCCCCGTTTGTCATGGAATAGACTGAATAATCCAGCATATCTCACCAGGTTTAAGGATTACCACTACAGCCACCTCGGGCCGCTGTACCCGAGCACACTGACCGTACTTGATATACTGTTCGTAAAGTACACCTGTTCCCCGGAAGGTACTGAACAGATCCCGTTGGGGCGGATATCCGTGGGTATGTAACCCACTGCAGTCCCGCTTGAAAGATCAAGGAAGTAAATCCTGTCTTCCTGATAACAGGATACGTAGGCGATACTTCCATTGGGAATGATCGATACACAGATTGGACCCATACCCACATCCGGGCTCGCCTCAACAGTTCCATTAATGGTTCGAATATACAGTACGCTGTTTTCGGAATAATCACAGACATAAACATGTTCACCTGTTATCGAGGAACATATGCCGACAGGTTCAGAAGCCACATTCCATGTTGATACGACTTCGTTGTCAGATACCCTTATAGCCGTTACACTTCCTTCAAGCCGGTTTGTAAGGTAGACGTATTCACCGGAGGGAAGGCAGCAAATATCCCAGGGACCGTTTCCAACATTGATCACATCAACAACTGAAAGACTGGAAGCATCAAGGCACCAAACCTCGTCGCTGCCGTAACAGCAGACGTAGACATACTCCTCATCCGGGGTAATACACAATCCTACCGGGGAATTACCGACAGATACTGAATTCTCAACAGTATTGTCGGAAGTCATGATTGCCTGTACTTCATCACCGTTGCCGCATGATACGAACACATGGTTAGAGGAGGAGCAGACATCCATGGGCCCGCCACTGACCGGAATAGAGGTAAATACTGAATAGTCGTAAGTATCCAGCACGTAAACGCTGTTTCCGAAGTAGCATGCAACGTACACGTAACTCCCTGAAGGCAGGCAGCAGATGCCTCCCGGACCCGATCCCACATCTACAGTCTTAACGAGAGAGTCCGGACCTCCGAATGTGTTCTGCGAAGGGATATCTACCGACACCTCGTTGCTCCATGAAACAAGGGTATCCTGGTCAGATGTCCTGACTGCGTAGTAGAACCTGGTGTCCCAGGAGGTATGGAGGTCTGTGTATACAGTATCTGAAGTTTCAAAGATAATGTGAATGATCTCCGCTGAATCAGGAAGCGATTCAATATCGGGTGTATATGATCTGTAGAGCGTATACTTCCAGAAGGAACTGTCCGGGCACACGGTCCACGTAAGTTGAATATCGTTGCTTGTGCCCTTGGATGTATCAGGGGGGAACCAATCACCTGTGAACACAGCGGTAAGAATCGATGCCGTGGGATAATCAGGACCAACAGGTCCGGTTGGACTGTCCCCGCAGGAGAGAATCAACAACACAATTACAATAGATACATAACATTTCATGATCACTATCCTATCTGACAACTATACATCTCCTAGTGGCGACATGTTCACCTGCTACCAGCCTTATCAGGTACATACCTGAGCAGAGGCCCGAGCCATCAAGATATTCAGAGTACATACCTGCGGGAACAACCTCATCAATAAGAGTCTCAACGAGTCGACCGGAGAGATCGAACACAGAAAGAACCACATGTGAAGGATACTCAAGCTGATAACACACAGTGCATGATGAGCTGAATGGATTTGGAAAGGATTTCAGAACCAGCCCTGCTTCAGGTGGAGAAGATTCTTCCTCTTCAACAGTGAGCCAGTAATTGACTCCTCCTCCTCCGAAGGCTCCCATGTCATTACGGGTGGTTCCCATAGCAGGCCAGAGGGC
The sequence above is a segment of the Candidatus Aegiribacteria sp. genome. Coding sequences within it:
- a CDS encoding T9SS type A sorting domain-containing protein, which codes for MDFNSDGIFDIVVGDRNGYVNYFRGTATSVLTTEPDIKANGTTIDVGNSSAPVIVDWNEDGLLDLILGQESTSPGSVRLYLNSGTPENHAFTTYTWIQSSSSNISWSRCTPQVVDINLDGKKDLICGENNGKLAFYENVGTNASPVFSGYEYLESNGSDIDIYYGSRLWVNDWDEDGLLDLLVSDYNGWVYLYPGIPTGIEDEAGTGFNSTCELSISGSPTNGYFSMNILLDADSDVKFRIYSADGRIVSESGTAQLTAGEHEFGFDISGEPSGIYYVQIDTGSIIMSGSVIRIP
- a CDS encoding T9SS type A sorting domain-containing protein, producing MKTGLILLFLVSLTVFAATITVELPSDIINTCHLPVTPAGVIPQMQGAYPGTEAGFPSLPELPWTISVPAGERAISLTSSAVWENIADNIIIPPLPAPTPLIHDAEVTSAQVVDEVYSSDSFWPSEPAQLTGTGFRNGTPEAEILVIPLRWNPVTGELQKLVSLKIRLETAPLDERPFCSGAKDDDFRRMLIVTDSSLESIFQLLADRRTDQGILTEVITMNVIYSMSSGRDNAEKLRNFVKDYYTLNGLDFLLLGGDTNLVPFRFAYAMTCEAGYASREDSLPCDLYFSDLDGTWDANLNNIFGEIADEVDLHPDIFVGRATVENTTEAQTFVNNIAAYEDCYKDDFYQDVLFLAAVLWTNPYTNSGESKDYIDEQFLPDYLNITKLYQALGNENLSTTMAALNAGQNLVNHDGHAWYSSLGVGDDYMGYDDMDAINSDGRFSAVMYSIGCWSAAFDFDAIAEHFITNSGGGGVGFIGNSSYGWGSPGNPLYGYSDALDQLFFDYLYSNWSLTLGELLAYTKEYFIPYSQWENVYRWHQYDVNLLGDPSFRPYRTDPLEIEVLCPDIVTTNTSIFPVQITGADPEGLTVCIHDDGDYWNTAELDATGHVDFIFSDPVIGSVTLTVTGPGIRRTSLIIEQASGPDPVISQLLVDDTAGLGHLSPGCSADLDITLLNQGNEDLTDVVISITSISGPATLIQSTSSFGGIPAGSESTGSPLLALNVNSSSETGSVVTLNGQLVSSQGTWEISIPLLVYAPGLYFTTYSVDDDTGGNANGIPEPGETFQLDVNIANLGLLTASDVAVRMTEYPTWVSWPQDSAWVDSIPEDSTRTFSFICELSSGAPSPSFPWFYFDILSETTLYATVDTLRLTVGETGISDDVESGAAGWTHSGTNDMWNITDSESHSPSHSWHCGDAGGYVNNMDCGLLSPELILAPAASMEFWTTFDVAIYGSDGIYLIIHDLDSSTSDTLAFIGSGGALGPGGKGNGTGWVPYSYDLSMFDAGTNIQVEFRFKTDNDSDTGIGFFIDDITIEGAYTGYTGISGRSPIPVSPMGFPFPNPSHESVNVHLFSGNQQNWTLGLYNICGRLVLETKGTSPINASLNLNVSDLEPGIYFLRFSAESDTSRRLVILR
- a CDS encoding endonuclease III, with the translated sequence MRRTERVALLLEMLPVLYPNARCLLDYDGKPERLLIATILSARTTDAAVNRVTPHLWVKVGNIQGLSQSRRELIEEIVHPLGFFRSKARSIQEAAAWLTVHNETVPGTIDELITIPGVGRKTANVILGEVFHKPSIIVDTHVSRLSLRLDLTRNTQPAKIEADLKKLLPKDRWTSFSHQIGFHGRQVCLSRKPKCSNCDFNGFCPKKGV
- a CDS encoding dTDP-4-dehydrorhamnose 3,5-epimerase family protein encodes the protein MKKEECRIKGVYLFELSTLQDERGSFCEVFRKEWIPDIFDSQTQINYSRSESGVLRGLHYHRNQTDLWIPVQGRITAGLADIRKESPTFGDSLSIEFDGGRPRGLLIPPGVAHGYAAHTDMTLIYVVNRYFDNTDEYGIAWNDPGFAIEWGLEKPFLSERDTNNSPFVME
- a CDS encoding T9SS type A sorting domain-containing protein, whose product is MDWNNDGRLDIIVGDRLGSVNYFRRLASGNIFLVGESPVKVAGRPIDMGHNSAPCVIDWNNDGLPDLVVGRVEAVPAGLYLYTNEGSPSDPVFPFTDSVMCAGEPIQVYYSYPDFADMNGDGLLDLVLGSSNGKIACYENVGASDSPLFESFEYLKADGEEINFYSSARPSVCDWNEDGYLDILVGNYTGQIFLFLGDGGTGIFGGGLSENSEVLLHVTGNPASGTLYTEVTLDDQTDIRLAIYDLQGRLLCTMNPGVLSSGAHSLEMDISAFPQGTVFLVCTAGDTQLIESVVILR
- a CDS encoding nucleotidyltransferase family protein; translation: MIFYEEILREFQTNNVKYVLVGGLAVNLLGSMRSTADMDILVEMSNENLKKIIDILTVLGYEVKQPVDPMKLADEKTRNEWITNKHMKAFNFYKDNELKEVDIIIESPVSFEEAKRNALSFQIDDVQLSVISLDDLIKMKKNTGRAIDRQDINELKKIRKLRSKL
- a CDS encoding YncE family protein, whose amino-acid sequence is MKCYVSIVIVLLILSCGDSPTGPVGPDYPTASILTAVFTGDWFPPDTSKGTSNDIQLTWTVCPDSSFWKYTLYRSYTPDIESLPDSAEIIHIIFETSDTVYTDLHTSWDTRFYYAVRTSDQDTLVSWSNEVSVDIPSQNTFGGPDSLVKTVDVGSGPGGICCLPSGSYVYVACYFGNSVYVLDTYDYSVFTSIPVSGGPMDVCSSSNHVFVSCGNGDEVQAIMTSDNTVENSVSVGNSPVGLCITPDEEYVYVCCYGSDEVWCLDASSLSVVDVINVGNGPWDICCLPSGEYVYLTNRLEGSVTAIRVSDNEVVSTWNVASEPVGICSSITGEHVYVCDYSENSVLYIRTINGTVEASPDVGMGPICVSIIPNGSIAYVSCYQEDRIYFLDLSSGTAVGYIPTDIRPNGICSVPSGEQVYFTNSISSTVSVLGYSGPRWL